The proteins below come from a single Carnobacterium divergens DSM 20623 genomic window:
- the pflB gene encoding formate C-acetyltransferase: MEQWNGFKGEKWRTSVNTRDFIQANYTEYTGDDSFLEPIAPSTDKLWTKLQELFDVQHEKNGVYDMDRNIPATITSHKPGYLIKEEEKIVGLQTDVPLKQAFMPFGGINMANNALTANGYEVDDEMTNIFTDWRKTHNQGVFDAYTPEMRAARKNKIITGLPDAYGRGRIIGDYRRIALYGIDFLMKEKAKDHANTGNKVMTDDVIRLREEISEQYRALGQLKEMAASYGFDISKPAKNAREAIQWLYFGYLAAIKSQNGAAMSIGRISAFLDIYIQRDLEAGLITEFEAQELIDHLIMKLRMVKFARTPDYNQLFSGYPIWATLSIAGMGLDGRSLVTKNDFRILHTLTNMGPSPEPNLTVLYSSKEPVGFRTFAAKIAKESSSIQFENDDLLRANWGSDDCAIACCVSATVVGKDMQFFGARANLAKAVLYAINGGVDEMTKAQVGPKFRPMTGDKLDYNEFIDRYKDIMDWLAELYVNTLNVIHYMHDKYAYEAPQLALMDSNLKRTFATGIAGISHAADSLMAIKHGNVEVIRDENGLAIDYKPTQEFPTYGNDQEEADATANWILDYFMTQIKRQHTYRNSTPTTSLLTITSNVVYGKATGNTPDGRRAGKPLAPGANPSYQDGAFLGEKNGLLASLNSTARLNYGCALDGISNTQTINPTGLGKDEETRIDNLRNVMDGYFDNSGYHLNVNVFTNELLLDAQAHPEKYPNLTIRVSGYAVKFRDLTPEQQADVIARTSHDHL, encoded by the coding sequence ATGGAACAATGGAATGGATTTAAAGGCGAAAAATGGAGAACATCGGTTAACACAAGAGATTTCATCCAAGCAAACTACACAGAGTACACAGGCGACGATTCATTTTTAGAGCCAATCGCACCAAGTACTGACAAACTATGGACTAAACTGCAAGAATTATTCGATGTGCAACATGAAAAAAATGGCGTTTACGACATGGATCGCAATATTCCTGCAACAATTACCTCACACAAACCAGGCTATTTAATTAAAGAAGAAGAAAAAATCGTTGGATTACAAACAGATGTACCATTGAAACAAGCATTCATGCCTTTTGGCGGAATCAACATGGCCAACAACGCATTAACTGCTAACGGTTACGAAGTTGATGATGAAATGACAAATATCTTTACTGACTGGCGTAAAACACATAACCAAGGTGTTTTTGATGCTTACACTCCTGAAATGCGTGCAGCTCGTAAAAACAAAATCATTACGGGTTTACCAGATGCTTATGGCCGTGGCCGTATCATCGGTGACTACCGTCGTATCGCTTTATACGGTATTGATTTCTTAATGAAAGAAAAAGCTAAGGATCATGCAAATACTGGGAATAAAGTAATGACTGATGACGTTATTCGTTTACGTGAAGAAATTTCAGAACAATACAGAGCATTAGGTCAACTTAAAGAAATGGCAGCATCATATGGTTTTGACATTTCTAAACCAGCAAAAAATGCTAGAGAAGCCATCCAATGGTTATACTTTGGTTACCTTGCAGCAATCAAATCTCAAAATGGAGCAGCAATGTCAATTGGACGTATCTCAGCATTCTTAGATATCTATATCCAACGTGATTTAGAAGCTGGCTTAATTACTGAATTTGAAGCACAAGAATTAATTGACCACTTAATTATGAAATTACGTATGGTTAAATTTGCTCGTACACCTGATTACAACCAATTGTTCTCTGGTTACCCAATCTGGGCAACATTATCAATTGCTGGTATGGGATTAGATGGTCGTTCATTAGTTACTAAAAATGACTTCCGTATTCTTCATACATTAACAAATATGGGACCTTCTCCAGAACCTAACTTAACTGTTTTGTATTCTTCTAAAGAACCAGTTGGTTTCAGAACATTTGCAGCTAAAATTGCGAAAGAAAGCTCTTCAATCCAATTTGAAAATGATGACTTGTTACGTGCAAACTGGGGATCAGATGACTGTGCAATCGCATGTTGTGTATCTGCAACAGTTGTTGGTAAAGACATGCAATTCTTTGGAGCGCGTGCGAACTTAGCTAAAGCGGTTCTTTACGCAATCAATGGTGGCGTAGATGAAATGACTAAAGCACAAGTTGGACCTAAATTTAGACCAATGACTGGTGATAAATTAGACTACAACGAATTTATTGATCGCTATAAAGATATTATGGATTGGTTAGCAGAATTGTATGTAAATACATTAAACGTTATCCACTACATGCATGATAAATATGCTTATGAAGCACCTCAACTAGCTTTAATGGATAGCAACTTGAAACGTACTTTTGCAACTGGTATTGCAGGTATTTCTCATGCTGCTGATAGCTTAATGGCAATTAAACATGGTAATGTTGAAGTTATCCGTGACGAAAATGGTTTGGCAATTGATTACAAACCAACTCAAGAGTTCCCAACTTACGGAAACGATCAAGAAGAAGCAGATGCAACAGCTAACTGGATTCTTGATTACTTCATGACACAAATCAAACGTCAACACACTTACCGTAACTCAACACCAACAACATCATTGTTAACAATTACTTCAAACGTTGTTTATGGTAAAGCTACTGGGAACACTCCAGATGGACGTCGTGCTGGTAAACCTTTAGCACCAGGAGCAAACCCATCTTATCAAGATGGTGCATTCTTAGGTGAAAAGAACGGATTATTAGCTTCACTTAATTCAACAGCTCGCTTAAACTATGGTTGTGCATTAGATGGTATTTCGAATACTCAAACAATCAACCCAACTGGTTTAGGTAAAGATGAAGAAACTAGAATTGACAACTTACGTAACGTAATGGATGGTTACTTCGACAACAGCGGATACCACTTAAACGTGAACGTATTTACAAATGAATTATTATTAGATGCTCAAGCGCATCCAGAAAAATATCCAAACTTAACCATTCGTGTATCTGGTTATGCGGTTAAATTCCGTGACTTAACTCCAGAACAACAAGCGGATGTTATTGCAAGAACATCACACGATCATTTATAA
- the pflA gene encoding pyruvate formate-lyase-activating protein — MTQAVIGSIHSTENFGTVDGPGVRFIVFTQGCRMRCQFCHNPDTWKIGGGKERSTDDILAEALRYKTYWGKDGGITVSGGEPLLQMEFLIDLFKKAKAAGVHTTLDSCGKPFTREEPFFSQFEELMKYTDLILFDIKHIDDEQHKVLTSLGNSNILEMAKYLSEINQPVWIRHVLVPQRTDYDEYLIRLSDFIKTLSNVQKVEVLPYHTMGLYKYQEMGIPYPLEGIETPTTERVENAKKILQTADYTGYLN; from the coding sequence ATGACACAAGCTGTAATAGGTAGTATTCATTCAACTGAAAATTTTGGTACGGTGGATGGACCTGGTGTTCGTTTTATCGTCTTTACACAAGGGTGTCGGATGCGTTGTCAATTTTGTCACAATCCGGATACTTGGAAAATTGGCGGTGGCAAAGAACGTTCGACAGACGATATTCTTGCAGAAGCTTTACGTTATAAAACGTACTGGGGAAAAGATGGCGGTATAACAGTCAGTGGTGGAGAACCGTTATTGCAAATGGAATTTTTAATTGATTTGTTTAAAAAAGCCAAAGCAGCTGGTGTGCATACAACCCTTGATTCATGCGGAAAACCTTTTACCCGTGAAGAACCTTTCTTTAGCCAGTTTGAAGAACTGATGAAGTATACTGATTTAATTTTATTTGATATTAAGCATATTGACGATGAACAACATAAAGTGCTAACTAGTTTAGGAAATTCTAACATCTTAGAAATGGCGAAGTATCTATCTGAAATTAATCAACCTGTTTGGATCAGACACGTTTTGGTTCCGCAAAGAACCGATTATGATGAGTATTTAATTCGTTTATCTGATTTTATTAAAACACTTTCAAATGTTCAAAAAGTTGAAGTATTGCCTTATCACACAATGGGATTATATAAGTATCAAGAAATGGGTATTCCTTATCCCTTAGAAGGAATTGAAACGCCTACGACAGAACGTGTAGAAAATGCGAAGAAAATTTTGCAGACAGCGGACTATACAGGTTATTTAAATTAA
- a CDS encoding LysR family transcriptional regulator yields the protein MKTKSDNIFSSKTLNYFLQLAETMNYTQAAQLLGITQPALTQQIKKLERIAGAPLFYSVGKKLHLSDAGKTMLRTTHEVYDILNAATDEIQQTTSATIGKIRIGLLSSIEDKVFTNFIIDYYHENPDVEVTLLMLSRKEIWGKLENNKIDLAIMYLPDESIKNWKPYKSKKIMEEEILFLHHDEALSKKKKIKMKDTTGNRWVTYPESYYMNEVIKESYKNQLADLPEVAGQYTTPSQLYKFSNATECYTALPNSYVKAHEREAELQAIPFDPAIKFKMAFVYRSDKDQIPRIENFLSSFDAHLIESDYNSRLKSED from the coding sequence ATGAAAACAAAGTCGGATAATATTTTTTCATCCAAAACTTTAAATTACTTTTTACAGCTTGCTGAAACAATGAACTATACGCAAGCAGCTCAATTACTTGGAATTACTCAACCTGCCTTAACGCAACAGATTAAAAAATTAGAACGCATCGCTGGAGCACCATTATTTTATTCAGTTGGAAAAAAATTGCATCTCTCCGATGCTGGGAAAACAATGTTACGCACGACACATGAAGTGTACGACATCTTAAACGCCGCAACGGATGAAATTCAACAGACAACAAGCGCAACCATCGGAAAAATCAGAATTGGTTTATTATCTTCAATTGAGGATAAAGTATTTACTAATTTTATCATTGATTATTATCATGAAAATCCAGATGTTGAAGTAACGCTATTAATGTTATCTCGTAAAGAAATATGGGGAAAATTAGAAAATAACAAAATTGATTTAGCCATTATGTATTTACCTGATGAAAGCATTAAAAATTGGAAACCTTATAAATCCAAGAAAATTATGGAAGAAGAAATCCTTTTCTTACATCATGATGAAGCCCTTTCTAAAAAGAAAAAAATCAAAATGAAAGATACAACAGGGAATCGCTGGGTTACTTATCCTGAATCGTATTATATGAATGAAGTCATTAAAGAAAGCTATAAAAACCAATTAGCTGATTTACCTGAAGTGGCTGGCCAATACACAACACCTTCTCAGCTTTATAAATTTAGTAATGCAACTGAGTGTTATACTGCCTTACCAAATTCTTATGTTAAAGCCCATGAACGTGAGGCAGAGCTTCAAGCCATCCCTTTTGATCCAGCGATTAAATTTAAAATGGCCTTTGTTTATCGAAGTGATAAGGATCAAATTCCACGTATTGAAAACTTTTTAAGCAGTTTCGATGCCCATTTAATTGAATCTGATTATAATTCACGCTTGAAATCAGAAGACTAA
- a CDS encoding manganese-dependent inorganic pyrophosphatase has product MSNVLIFGHLNPDTDAITSAISFAYLQKQLGVEAEAVALGNVSEETAFALNYFNVAAPRLVETVANETNQVMLVDHNEFQQSVSDIRDVEVLAVVDHHRIANFETANPLYYRAEPVGCTNTIILKMYKEQQIAIPKEIAGLMASAIISDSLLFKSPTCTQEDIAAAKELATIAEIDLETYGLDLLKAGTNLADKSAADLLNMDAKSFPMGDKNVRIAQVNTVDINDVFVKQADLEAAMKKEDFDLFILVVTNILDSDSVILAVGEPISAVEKAFDVTLENNKALLKGVVSRKKQVVPQLTEALS; this is encoded by the coding sequence ATGAGTAATGTGTTAATTTTTGGTCATTTGAATCCAGATACAGATGCCATCACATCCGCAATTTCATTTGCGTATTTACAAAAGCAATTAGGGGTTGAAGCTGAAGCAGTTGCGCTAGGAAATGTTAGTGAAGAAACAGCCTTTGCTTTAAACTATTTTAATGTAGCTGCACCACGATTAGTTGAAACAGTTGCAAATGAAACCAATCAAGTAATGTTAGTAGATCATAATGAGTTTCAACAAAGCGTTTCAGATATTCGTGATGTTGAAGTATTGGCAGTAGTGGATCATCACCGTATCGCAAACTTTGAAACAGCAAATCCTTTGTATTACCGTGCTGAGCCAGTTGGATGTACCAATACAATCATTTTGAAAATGTACAAAGAACAGCAAATCGCTATTCCTAAAGAGATTGCTGGTTTAATGGCTTCTGCGATCATTTCAGATAGCTTATTGTTTAAATCACCTACTTGTACCCAAGAAGATATTGCAGCTGCTAAAGAGCTTGCTACGATTGCTGAAATCGATTTAGAAACCTATGGCTTAGATTTATTAAAAGCTGGTACTAACTTAGCAGATAAATCAGCAGCTGACTTATTAAATATGGATGCTAAAAGCTTCCCAATGGGTGACAAAAACGTTCGTATCGCGCAAGTCAATACAGTCGATATCAATGATGTTTTTGTCAAACAAGCAGATTTAGAAGCAGCTATGAAAAAGGAAGATTTTGACTTATTTATCTTAGTAGTAACCAATATTTTAGATAGCGATTCGGTTATCTTAGCAGTTGGGGAGCCTATTTCCGCTGTTGAAAAAGCATTTGATGTTACTCTAGAAAATAATAAAGCGTTATTAAAAGGTGTTGTATCACGTAAAAAACAAGTTGTCCCTCAATTAACAGAAGCTTTAAGTTAA
- a CDS encoding sensor histidine kinase, translating to MFNLFIMMMERVGLIILLAYLLVNVSYFKIILLNRGWLSSKFQLMAIFTLFAIISNFTGVEITENKIISTDFLTVLSDNASIANTRTLAIGVSGLIGGPVVGIGVGLLAGMHRVIQGGGTSLFYLFSSSLVGIFSGLVGDRFARKNQFPSPIQAAGIGALMELVQMLFVFIFSGTFAEGWLLVKFIAFPMVLLNSIGTFIFLSIITSTLKQEEQMRAVQTHDVLELAAKTLPYFREGLTENSCREVAKIIKKYTKVAAISMTDTHQILAHVGAGSDHHIPELEVITELSRDVLKTGQLAIAKSKIQIGCSNPSCQLSAAIVIPLTSKKEVVGTLKMYFTDATKLTHVEEQLAEGLGAIFSSQLELGEAEIQSKLLKDAEIKSLQAQVNPHFFFNAMNTISALMRQNSEQARILLLQLSTYFRANLQGARQVLIPLTAELKHVEAYLSLEQARFPQRYQVNFKIDSDLDALLLPPFLLQVLVENAIRHAFGNRKVDNQIVVQLTKQVHTVAIEVRDNGIGISPDRLEKIGKEAIESEKGTGTALDNLNKRLVGLFGSASQLHFFQNETGGTTVLLTIPIEEER from the coding sequence ATGTTTAATTTATTTATTATGATGATGGAACGAGTAGGTTTAATTATTTTGCTCGCTTATTTATTAGTAAATGTTTCTTATTTTAAAATAATTTTATTAAATCGAGGATGGTTGAGTTCTAAGTTTCAATTAATGGCAATTTTTACTTTATTTGCTATTATTTCCAATTTTACAGGTGTTGAAATCACAGAAAATAAAATTATTTCTACTGATTTTTTAACTGTTCTATCGGATAATGCTTCCATTGCCAATACTCGAACATTAGCGATTGGCGTTTCCGGCTTGATTGGAGGGCCTGTTGTTGGAATAGGAGTCGGATTGCTTGCAGGGATGCATCGCGTCATACAGGGTGGGGGAACTTCCTTATTTTATTTGTTCTCATCTAGTTTAGTTGGTATTTTTTCCGGCTTAGTGGGTGATCGTTTCGCAAGGAAAAATCAATTTCCTTCTCCTATACAAGCAGCGGGGATTGGAGCACTAATGGAGTTAGTTCAGATGCTCTTTGTTTTTATTTTTAGCGGAACATTTGCTGAAGGTTGGTTATTAGTAAAATTTATTGCCTTTCCAATGGTTTTGTTAAACAGCATAGGAACCTTTATTTTCTTATCTATTATTACCTCAACACTTAAACAAGAAGAGCAAATGAGGGCGGTTCAAACCCATGATGTTCTCGAATTGGCAGCAAAGACGCTCCCTTATTTTAGAGAGGGGCTAACAGAAAATTCGTGTCGTGAAGTAGCCAAAATTATAAAAAAATACACAAAAGTAGCCGCCATTAGTATGACGGATACACATCAAATTTTAGCTCATGTAGGTGCTGGAAGTGATCACCATATTCCTGAATTAGAAGTGATCACCGAACTTTCAAGAGATGTTTTAAAAACTGGCCAACTGGCCATTGCAAAATCAAAAATTCAAATAGGGTGTAGCAATCCAAGTTGTCAGTTAAGTGCAGCGATTGTTATTCCATTAACTTCAAAAAAAGAGGTTGTAGGCACATTAAAAATGTATTTTACCGATGCAACAAAGTTAACTCATGTGGAAGAACAGTTGGCAGAAGGGCTAGGTGCTATTTTTTCAAGTCAATTGGAGCTAGGTGAAGCAGAAATTCAATCAAAATTATTAAAAGATGCTGAAATTAAATCATTACAAGCACAAGTGAACCCACACTTTTTCTTTAATGCCATGAATACGATTTCAGCTCTAATGAGACAAAATTCAGAACAGGCTCGGATCTTACTACTTCAATTAAGCACTTATTTTAGAGCGAATTTACAAGGAGCTAGACAAGTGTTAATTCCCTTAACCGCTGAATTAAAACATGTAGAAGCCTATCTATCACTAGAACAAGCACGTTTTCCACAACGCTACCAAGTGAATTTTAAGATTGATTCTGATTTAGATGCCTTGTTATTGCCTCCATTTTTACTTCAAGTTTTAGTCGAAAATGCGATTCGCCATGCATTTGGAAATCGAAAAGTAGATAATCAAATAGTGGTGCAGTTAACAAAGCAAGTCCATACTGTGGCAATCGAGGTTCGCGATAATGGGATTGGAATTTCACCAGATCGTTTAGAAAAAATTGGGAAAGAGGCAATCGAGTCAGAAAAGGGAACTGGAACTGCCTTAGACAACTTAAATAAACGTTTGGTTGGCTTATTTGGTTCAGCATCACAGTTGCATTTTTTTCAAAATGAAACAGGTGGTACAACAGTTTTATTAACTATTCCAATTGAAGAGGAGCGGTAA
- a CDS encoding LytTR family transcriptional regulator DNA-binding domain-containing protein, with amino-acid sequence MRILIVDDEPLARDELAYLVELHGHVESIDKAESIEEALEKMVNQKPDLVFLDIHLTDESGFDLAEKFKRMQHPPQIVFATAYDEYALKAFEVDAIDYILKPFEAKRVKQAVEKACLKLTNSTKETTHLQEKEGRETLAVQVDERIFILNVADIIYISVDNGASHIFTTDQQYDTSETLTHLANRLDSNRFFKTHRSFIVNREAIQEIQPWFNHTYQITVKNGDKIPVSRSYVKQLKEQIGLS; translated from the coding sequence ATGCGTATATTAATTGTTGATGATGAACCATTAGCTCGCGATGAGTTAGCCTACTTAGTTGAACTACACGGTCATGTAGAATCAATTGACAAAGCAGAATCGATTGAAGAAGCTTTAGAAAAGATGGTCAATCAAAAACCGGACTTAGTTTTTCTTGATATTCATTTGACAGATGAAAGTGGATTTGACTTGGCTGAAAAATTCAAAAGAATGCAGCATCCTCCACAAATAGTTTTTGCAACAGCATATGATGAGTATGCATTAAAAGCGTTTGAAGTAGATGCAATTGATTATATTTTAAAACCGTTTGAAGCGAAACGTGTGAAGCAGGCAGTAGAAAAAGCGTGTTTAAAATTAACCAATTCTACAAAAGAAACAACACATTTACAGGAAAAAGAGGGGAGGGAAACGTTAGCTGTACAGGTAGATGAGCGTATTTTTATCCTGAACGTTGCAGATATTATATATATAAGTGTAGACAATGGGGCTAGCCATATTTTTACAACAGATCAACAGTATGATACAAGTGAAACATTGACTCATTTGGCCAATAGATTGGACTCCAATCGTTTCTTTAAAACGCATCGTAGCTTTATTGTAAATCGTGAAGCTATTCAAGAAATTCAACCATGGTTTAATCATACGTATCAGATTACGGTTAAGAATGGGGATAAGATTCCCGTAAGTCGATCTTATGTTAAACAGCTTAAGGAGCAAATTGGATTAAGTTAA
- the lrgA gene encoding antiholin-like murein hydrolase modulator LrgA, whose protein sequence is METKKIYSFLQQAFVFALIMLLANFIVGVLPFPMPASVMGLILLFIALCLKIVKLEQVEALGTSLTGLISFLFVPSGISVINSLGIMGQYGLQIVLIIIIATTILLAITGWTATALLNLKKKQIFSWNGLKRRLSVKKHSKKLEEVN, encoded by the coding sequence ATGGAAACTAAGAAAATTTATTCATTTTTACAACAAGCTTTTGTTTTTGCACTTATTATGTTACTAGCCAACTTTATTGTGGGAGTGTTACCATTTCCAATGCCGGCTTCAGTCATGGGGTTAATTTTATTATTTATTGCACTCTGTTTAAAAATTGTTAAATTAGAACAAGTAGAGGCATTAGGAACTAGTTTAACTGGATTGATTAGCTTTTTGTTTGTTCCATCTGGTATTTCTGTTATAAATTCTTTGGGAATTATGGGTCAATATGGACTACAGATTGTTTTGATTATTATTATTGCAACTACGATTTTATTAGCCATTACTGGTTGGACAGCAACTGCGTTATTGAATTTAAAAAAGAAACAAATATTTTCTTGGAATGGATTGAAACGGCGTCTTTCCGTTAAGAAACACTCTAAAAAATTAGAAGAGGTGAATTAG
- the lrgB gene encoding antiholin-like protein LrgB, whose protein sequence is MTPYFGIIVSMVAFGIGTFLFKKSKGFFLFTPLFVAMVLGILFLKVGHFSYEEYSSGGKMISFFLEPATIAFAIPLYKQVDVLKKYWVQIVSAIIVGSFGSVVVVYLLSGVIHVDHSIMASLLPEASTTAIAVPLSESIGGIAAITSFAVIFNAVIVYALGRFLLEKFNIKNPIARGLALGASGHALGVAVGIELGEVEAAMASIAVVVVGVVTVIVVPAFAVFIGL, encoded by the coding sequence ATGACTCCTTATTTTGGTATTATTGTCTCAATGGTTGCATTTGGAATAGGTACTTTTTTATTTAAAAAATCAAAAGGTTTCTTCTTATTTACGCCATTATTTGTAGCAATGGTGTTAGGGATTCTCTTTTTAAAAGTAGGTCATTTTAGTTATGAAGAGTATAGCAGCGGAGGAAAAATGATCAGTTTCTTTTTAGAGCCTGCAACCATCGCCTTTGCAATCCCTCTATATAAACAAGTAGATGTTTTGAAAAAATATTGGGTACAAATTGTTTCAGCAATCATTGTCGGTTCATTTGGTTCTGTAGTTGTTGTGTATCTTTTATCAGGTGTCATTCATGTAGATCATTCAATTATGGCCTCATTATTACCAGAAGCTTCAACTACAGCAATCGCAGTCCCTTTATCAGAATCAATTGGAGGTATTGCTGCTATTACGTCCTTTGCTGTTATTTTCAATGCGGTGATTGTCTACGCATTAGGACGTTTTTTATTAGAAAAATTCAATATTAAAAATCCGATTGCACGAGGTTTGGCATTAGGAGCAAGTGGACATGCACTAGGAGTTGCTGTTGGAATTGAATTGGGTGAAGTTGAAGCTGCGATGGCAAGTATTGCGGTTGTTGTAGTAGGGGTTGTAACAGTCATTGTTGTACCCGCATTTGCTGTTTTTATTGGATTATAA
- a CDS encoding magnesium transporter CorA family protein translates to MITKTSFNNHKYNWININLEDASELENFYEEYGIDNEVVAYSLDRNERAHLDYDPTTNTFVLIFNLPNQEKIDNHYETIPMTFIIKDMQLITVTNTKNQYVVQKIKHYLTKNESTTIFKFLFGCLFTITDLFFPYIEEMNFDRRKINDKLKEKTTKQNLLSLSDLETGIVYFVSASKQNLVLLEQVKTHIIYRTLNTNEKEQYEDALIEARQLVEMTQLSSQILQQLSGTYNNILNNNLNDTMKILTVLSILLTVPTIITGFFGMNMPLPLEHNALGWIIAIFISAILWFGLSAILRKILNYRYL, encoded by the coding sequence ATGATTACTAAAACATCTTTTAACAATCATAAATATAATTGGATTAACATTAATCTGGAGGATGCTAGTGAACTAGAAAATTTTTACGAAGAATACGGCATTGATAATGAAGTCGTTGCTTATTCGCTAGATAGAAATGAACGTGCTCATTTAGATTACGATCCGACCACAAATACTTTTGTTTTAATTTTTAATTTACCAAATCAAGAAAAAATAGACAATCACTACGAAACCATTCCCATGACTTTTATCATTAAAGATATGCAATTAATTACGGTTACCAATACTAAAAATCAATACGTTGTTCAGAAAATTAAGCATTATTTGACTAAAAATGAGAGTACCACGATTTTTAAATTTTTATTTGGTTGTCTGTTTACCATTACAGATCTATTTTTCCCTTATATAGAAGAAATGAATTTTGATCGAAGAAAAATCAATGACAAATTGAAAGAAAAAACAACGAAACAAAATTTACTTTCATTATCTGATTTAGAAACAGGAATTGTTTATTTTGTTTCTGCCTCAAAACAAAACTTAGTATTATTGGAGCAAGTAAAAACGCACATTATTTATCGGACACTAAATACCAACGAGAAAGAGCAGTATGAAGATGCTTTAATTGAAGCCAGACAGTTAGTTGAAATGACTCAATTATCTTCACAAATTTTACAGCAGCTATCTGGAACTTATAATAATATTTTGAACAATAATTTGAATGATACGATGAAAATCTTAACCGTTTTATCCATTTTGTTAACCGTTCCCACAATCATTACAGGCTTTTTTGGTATGAATATGCCCCTTCCATTAGAGCATAATGCTCTTGGATGGATTATTGCAATTTTTATTAGTGCGATTCTATGGTTTGGGCTTTCAGCAATTCTACGTAAGATATTGAATTATAGATACTTGTAA
- a CDS encoding disulfide bond formation protein B, with product MLGSTQKLLKKYGSLLGLLATTGMIGAFLLVLWGSLSAQFLLHELPCPLCVLQRYSMLLVCLGPIYILICREKGELDLQKYMIGHGISILSSLAGMLFSARQILLHIPANDPGYGGVFLGLHFYTWSFITFIFVIFYSAVMMIFSDLLLPNYTKSNKLVDFGIKIVLYVFLFTTAVIFLAIVAELGFNFKLPDDPIYYELFR from the coding sequence ATGCTAGGAAGTACTCAGAAATTATTAAAAAAATATGGATCATTATTAGGTTTATTAGCAACTACAGGAATGATAGGTGCTTTTCTTCTTGTTTTATGGGGCAGTTTAAGTGCTCAATTTTTACTACATGAGCTACCTTGTCCACTGTGTGTACTGCAACGTTATTCGATGCTTTTAGTCTGCTTAGGTCCGATTTATATTCTTATTTGTCGGGAAAAAGGGGAGTTAGATTTACAAAAATATATGATAGGACATGGCATTTCTATTCTTAGCTCATTAGCTGGAATGTTATTTTCTGCTAGACAAATTTTATTGCATATTCCAGCCAATGATCCAGGATATGGAGGCGTATTTTTAGGCCTTCATTTCTATACATGGTCATTTATCACGTTTATCTTTGTTATTTTTTATTCAGCCGTAATGATGATTTTTTCAGATCTATTATTGCCAAATTATACAAAATCAAATAAATTAGTAGATTTTGGGATCAAAATTGTTTTATATGTATTTTTATTTACTACTGCTGTTATCTTTTTAGCAATTGTTGCAGAATTAGGCTTTAATTTTAAATTACCAGATGATCCAATTTATTATGAATTGTTCAGATAA
- a CDS encoding VOC family protein, translating to MFENTKLLSTFLTFKGNAEEAMNFYVSLFPNEAKIHSVVKFEEGQNGPVGKILNATVEIKGHSLMFMDMEPQFAPDFSWATSLLVVCNDEAQFDSLFNSLSKDGSIMMGPEAIPPMRKVAWITDRFGVTWQLVWS from the coding sequence ATGTTTGAAAATACGAAGCTACTATCTACTTTTTTGACGTTTAAAGGAAATGCCGAAGAAGCAATGAATTTTTACGTCTCTCTCTTTCCTAATGAAGCTAAAATCCACTCGGTTGTTAAATTTGAAGAAGGACAAAATGGGCCAGTTGGAAAAATATTAAATGCAACGGTTGAAATAAAGGGCCATTCCCTCATGTTTATGGATATGGAGCCTCAGTTTGCACCAGATTTTAGTTGGGCCACTTCCCTACTCGTTGTATGTAATGACGAAGCTCAATTTGACTCTTTGTTTAACTCTCTTTCAAAAGATGGCTCGATTATGATGGGGCCAGAAGCCATTCCTCCCATGCGAAAAGTTGCTTGGATTACAGATCGTTTTGGAGTTACTTGGCAATTGGTTTGGAGCTAA